A stretch of DNA from Brevibacterium sp. CBA3109:
CAGCTTCCGGGGTGATCGCCGCGGAGGCGCCAAGAAGTTCAGCAATGACCGCTTCGGCGGCGAACGCTCACACGACCGCTACTGAGGCGCTGGGCAGTGCGCAGTCACTGCCGCTCCTGAGCCGCCGGCACTGCTGAACCGCAGAGCGGACTTCGACACCGAGCTCACAGACGAGAAGAGGTCCCGCAACGTTTTCGTTGCGGGACCTCTTCTCGTCTGCCGCAGCGATCGTCGTGCGCAGGCCCACCTGCGCCCGGCAATCAAGCTGCTTCGGGTGACGTCACATTCCTCGGAGCTCCCGGAAAATCTAGGAGCTCGCCCGATCGACAGCACCGCCGAAGCGACGGTCACGACGCGCATACTCCTCTATCGCAGCCCACAGGGTACGGCGATCGACATCGGGCCAGAGGACGTCCTGGAAGACCATCTCGGCGTAGGCGGACTGCCACAGCAGGAAGTTCGAGGTGCGCTGCTCGCCAGAGGAGCGCAGGAACAGGTCGACGTCGGGCACCTGCGCGGCGTAGAGACGCGAGCGAACAGTCTTCTCGCTGACCTTTCCGGGTTTGAGCTTCCCGGCGGCCACCTCGGCGGTGATCTGGTTGACCGCGTCGACGATCTCCGACCTGCCGCCGTAGTTGACGCAGAACTGGAGGACCAGGCCGGTGTTGTGTTTGGTCATCTCGGCCGCAGACTCGAGCTCGTCGATGACCGATCGCCACAGGCGACCACGCCGCCCAGCCCACACGATGCGCACGCCAAGCGCATTGAGCTCATCACGGCGGCGCCGGATGACATCACGGTTGAAGCCCATGAGGAACCGAACCTCGTCCGGGGACCGCTTCCAGTTCTCGGTGGAGAATGCATAGGCGGAGAGATACTCGACACCCATCTCGATGGCGCCGTGGATGACCTCGAGGAGCGAAGCCTCTCCGGCTTTGTGGCCTTCGGTGCGCGGCAGTCCGCGCTCGTTGGCCCAACGGCCATTGCCGTCCATGACCACCGCGACGTGATTCGGGACGAACTTCGCCTCGATGTGCGGAGGCCGGGCTCCACTGTGGTGCGGGGGTGGCGCGGGATAGCTCATCTGCTCTCCAGAACTCTCAGTGATCGGATATTGCGTTCCAAGTGCCATGACACCCAGTCCGAGACGAGTTTGGACCCGTCGATCTGGTCGTGGAGGTCCGAGGATTCCGCTCGCTGCCAGTCACCGGAGAGCAGCGCGGCCATGTGTTCCAGTGCGTCGGTGTCAGGCAGAGCCGCTCCGCTGGGTCGGCAGGTGGTGCAGACCGCTCCGCCCAGGGAAGCCGAGAACGCGCGATGGGGACCTGGCCTGCCGCATTGCGCGCAGTCAAGCAGACTCGGGGCCCAACCGGCCACGGACATGGCCCGGAGCAGATACGCGTCGAGGGCCAACCTCGGCGGGTGCTCGCCATTGCACAGGGAGCGGATTGCGGAGACGAGAAGCAGGAAGTGGGGGCGCGACTGGGGTTCGACCTCCGTGATGCGCGCGGCAGTCTCAGCCATCACGCTCGCGGCGGAATACGCGTCATAGTCCGCGCCGATGCCACGTGCGAAGGGCTCGATCAGCTCGACCTGGGTGACGATGTCGAGGCTGCGGCCGACGTGGCACTGCAGATCGACGAGCATGAAGGGTTCGAGACGGGAACCGAAACGTGACTTGGTGCGACGAATGCCCTTCGCTACTGCTCTGATCAGCCCGTGGCTGCGGGTGAGAACAGTGACGATGCGGTCGGCTTCGCCGAGCTTGTGCCCCTGGAGCACGATGCCTTCATCACGATAATTGTGCACCCGCCCATTATCGCAGAGTGCGACGAGGAAACATCCCCGCCGCACTTAGGCATCAATTGTGAGATTTAAGTTGTGCGATTGTGCCTCGACGGATGCTGCGATCAACGCGTCGGCGGTCGTTCCACACCGCTTCGGCGGGCTAGCCGACGCTCGATCAACGCCAACGTCGAATACAGCGTCGCCGGGGACGACAAAGTCGAACGCGGCGTTGATCGAGCGCTGCCGTGCCGCATGCCGGGATCAGCGTTCGCGCTCACCGTCGCGGTCACGGGCGGCACGGTTGACTGCCGACACGACAGCCTTGAGCGAGGCCTTGGTGATGTTCGGGTGCAGTCCGGCACCCCAGACCACACGGTCCTCGACTGCGAGTTCGACGTACGCTGCTGCCATGGTGTCAGCACCCGAGCCGATGGCGTGCTCGGTGTAGTCCTGGAGACGAACGTCGACGTCGAAGTTGTCGATGAGCACCTTCACCAGCGCATCGATCGGCCCCTTGCCGCGGCCTTCGTAGGTGCGTTCCTGACCGTCGACGATGAGGTCGACCTCGACGCGCTCCGAGGCGCCTGAGTCGTCGACCGTACCGGAGTCGGTGCGCAGACCCACGATCTGGAACCGGCCCCAGGCCTTGTCCTGATCGTCGCTGGGCAGGTACTCATGGTTGAAGATGCGGCGGATCTCCTCGGCGGAGACCTCTCCCCCGCCTTCGGTGTGGACCTGGACGGCACGGGAGAACTCGACCTGCATGCGACGAGGCAGATCCAGACCGTACTCGCTCTTGAGCAGGTAGGTGACTCCGCCCTTGCCGGACTGCGAGTTCACGCGGATGATCGCCTCGTACGAGCGGCCCAGATCCTTGGGGTCGACCGGCAGGTAGGGCATGTCCCATTCCATCAGGTCCACCGGTACGCCCTGTTCGTTGGCATTCTTCTCACGGTCGGCGAACGCCTTGTTGATGGCGTCCTGATGCGAGCCGGAGAAGGAGGTGAAGACGAGGTCACCGCCATAGGGATGACGTTCGTGGACGCCGATCTGGTTGCATTCGGTGACGGTGTGGATGACTTCGTCGATGTCGGAGAAGTCCAGTTCGGGATCGACACCCTGGGTGTAGAGGTTGAGTGCGACGGTGACGAGGTCGAGGTTTCCGGTTCGTTCGCCGTTGCCGAAGAGGCAGCCTTCGACCCTGTCGGCACCGGCCATGATGCCCATCTCCGCGGCCGCCACACCGGTTCCCCGATCGTTGTGGGGGTGCAGGGACACGGCCACATCGTCGCGGTAGGGCATGTTCCGGCAGAACCATTCGATCTGGTCGGCGTAGGTGTTCGGGGTGCCGCGCTCAACCGTGGCGGGCAGGTTGACGACAGTCTCGCGGCCCGAGGCCGGCTGCCACGTGTCGAGGACGCTGCCGACGATGTCGAGGGCGAACTCGGGTTCGGTGTCGACGAAGATCTCGGGTGAGTACTGGTAGCCGAAGTCGACGTCGCCCAGCAGCGACTCAGCGTGCTTCATGACCGCCT
This window harbors:
- a CDS encoding isoprenyl transferase; its protein translation is MSYPAPPPHHSGARPPHIEAKFVPNHVAVVMDGNGRWANERGLPRTEGHKAGEASLLEVIHGAIEMGVEYLSAYAFSTENWKRSPDEVRFLMGFNRDVIRRRRDELNALGVRIVWAGRRGRLWRSVIDELESAAEMTKHNTGLVLQFCVNYGGRSEIVDAVNQITAEVAAGKLKPGKVSEKTVRSRLYAAQVPDVDLFLRSSGEQRTSNFLLWQSAYAEMVFQDVLWPDVDRRTLWAAIEEYARRDRRFGGAVDRASS
- the leuA gene encoding 2-isopropylmalate synthase produces the protein MKLQKPTPMPFGKYKSFQDRIALDMRDRTWPDQLIRKAPRWLSTDLRDGNQALIDPMTPERKRKMFDLLVKLGFKEIEVGFPAASQVDFDFVREIIEQDAIPDDVRISVLTQAREDLIERTVESLVGAQKPTVHLYNATAPVFRKVVFGFDGEGFDQTRDIATRGTQAVMKHAESLLGDVDFGYQYSPEIFVDTEPEFALDIVGSVLDTWQPASGRETVVNLPATVERGTPNTYADQIEWFCRNMPYRDDVAVSLHPHNDRGTGVAAAEMGIMAGADRVEGCLFGNGERTGNLDLVTVALNLYTQGVDPELDFSDIDEVIHTVTECNQIGVHERHPYGGDLVFTSFSGSHQDAINKAFADREKNANEQGVPVDLMEWDMPYLPVDPKDLGRSYEAIIRVNSQSGKGGVTYLLKSEYGLDLPRRMQVEFSRAVQVHTEGGGEVSAEEIRRIFNHEYLPSDDQDKAWGRFQIVGLRTDSGTVDDSGASERVEVDLIVDGQERTYEGRGKGPIDALVKVLIDNFDVDVRLQDYTEHAIGSGADTMAAAYVELAVEDRVVWGAGLHPNITKASLKAVVSAVNRAARDRDGERER
- the recO gene encoding DNA repair protein RecO, which encodes MHNYRDEGIVLQGHKLGEADRIVTVLTRSHGLIRAVAKGIRRTKSRFGSRLEPFMLVDLQCHVGRSLDIVTQVELIEPFARGIGADYDAYSAASVMAETAARITEVEPQSRPHFLLLVSAIRSLCNGEHPPRLALDAYLLRAMSVAGWAPSLLDCAQCGRPGPHRAFSASLGGAVCTTCRPSGAALPDTDALEHMAALLSGDWQRAESSDLHDQIDGSKLVSDWVSWHLERNIRSLRVLESR